A window of the Cannabis sativa cultivar Pink pepper isolate KNU-18-1 chromosome X, ASM2916894v1, whole genome shotgun sequence genome harbors these coding sequences:
- the LOC115712411 gene encoding ras-related protein Rab7 — MSARRRTLLKVIVLGDSGVGKTSLMNQYVHKKFSQQYKATIGADFVTKELQIDDRLVTLQIWDTAGQERFQSLGVAFYRGADCCVLVYDVNVMKSFDTLDNWHDEFLKQANPQDPATFPFILLGNKIDIDGGNSRVVSEKKAKDWCASKGNIGYFETSAKEDYNVDAAFLCIAKTALANEHEQDIYFQGIPETVVTETEQRGGGGGCAC; from the exons ATGTCAGCGCGTCGTCGAACCTTGCTCAAGGTCATCGTTCTCGGCGACAGTGG GGTTGGCAAGACGTCGTTGATGAATCA ATATGTTCATAAGAAGTTTAGTCAACAGTATAAAGCGACTATAGGTGCGGATTTTGTGACTAAGGAACTCCAGATTGATGACAGACTCGTCACTCTGCAA ATATGGGATACTGCTGGTCAAGAGAGATTTCAGAGTCTTGGAGTTGCGTTTTATAGAGGAGCTGATTGTTGTGTCTTGGTGTATGATGTTAATGTTATGAAGTCATTCGATACACTCGATAATTGGCATGATGAGTTTCTTAAACAG GCCAATCCTCAAGACCCTGCAACATTTCCATTTATCTTGCTTGGAAACAAGATTGATATTGATGGTGGTAATAGTAGAGTG GTTTCTGAGAAGAAAGCAAAGGACTGGTGTGCTTCCAAAGGGAACATAGGTTACTTTGAGACATCAGCTAAAGAAGATTACAATGTTGATGCTGCATTCTTGTGTATTGCAAAGACTGCTTTAGCCAATGAACATGAACAGGACAT ATATTTCCAGGGCATCCCAGAGACCGTTGTTACAGAGACCGAGCAAAGAGGTGGTGGCGGTGGTTGTGCTTGCTGA